A stretch of Malus sylvestris chromosome 11, drMalSylv7.2, whole genome shotgun sequence DNA encodes these proteins:
- the LOC126588854 gene encoding uncharacterized protein LOC126588854 isoform X1 yields the protein MSSSTEDTTSSSESEAADSAKANSTLEFIEKLSDVPMGRLPPNIEFQRTRVECKADAPIHTDTFQYNGAYASMGVDNNLLDSFCDNFKVEVINLTEDEMEFDMIGIDPALANAFRRILIAEVPTMAIEKVLIADNTTVIQDEVLAHRLGLIPIKVDPRSFEFTGNNTPDEKNTIVFKLHVQCKRGGQRISVKSKELIWLPNGSEFPLESQDTKSESSSKQKTYTSFTCSQDSLPEFSDNPIAPTSGDITIARLGPGQVIELEAHAVKGIGKTHAKWSPVAPVWYRMLPEVIISQDIEDEMAEKLVATCPVKVFDIEDIGNAGKKRATVARPRACTLCRECIREGKGWENSISLQRKKDHFIFKIESTGVLPPEVLFTEAVKILEDKCDRVISDLS from the exons ATGTCGTCCAGTACCGAAGATACGACGTCGAGTTCAGAGTCCGAAGCAGCAGACTCTGCGAAGGCGAACTCCACGCTGGAGTTCATAGAGAAGCTCTCAGATGTGCCAATGGGGCGGCTGCCCCCTAACATCGAATTCCAGAGGACACGTGTCGAGTGCAAGGCTGATGCTCCCATTCAT ACTGATACTTTTCAGTATAATGGTGCTTATGCATCAATGGGGGTTGATAATAACTTATTGGATAGCTTCTGTGACAACTTTAAAGTTGAAGTTATTAATCTTACGGAGGATGAGATGGAGTTTGATATGATCGGCATTGATCCTGCACTTGCCAATGCATTCCGGAGAATCCTCATAGCTGAG GTTCCCACAATGGCTATTGAAAAAGTTCTTATTGCTGACAATACAACAGTAATCCAAGATGAAGTACTTGCCCACAGGTTGGGTCTCATTCCGATCAAGGTTGACCCCAGATCATTTGAATTTACAG GAAATAATACACCAGATGAGAAGAACACCATTGTTTTTAAGCTCCATGTACAATGTAAACGAGGGGGGCAGCGTATTTCAG TAAAGTCAAAAGAATTGATTTGGTTGCCAAATGGGAGTGAGTTTCCATTGGAATCACAAGATACCAAGTCAGAGTCGtcatcaaaacaaaaaacatataCATCATTTACTTGCAGTCAGGATTCCTTGCCAGAATTTTCCGACAATCCAATAGCCCCCACGAGTGGAGATATTACAATTGCTAGACTAGGCCCTGGTCAG GTAATTGAACTGGAAGCACATGCTGTTAAGGGCATTGGTAAAACACATGCAAAATGGTCTCCAGTTGCCCCCGTTTGGTATCGGATGCTTCCTGAG GTTATAATATCGCAAGATATTGAAGATGAGATGGCCGAGAAACTTGTGGCAACTTGCCCAGTTAAAGTATTCGATATTGAAGATATTGGCAACG CAGGCAAGAAAAGGGCAACTGTAGCCAGGCCACGAGCTTGCACACTGTGCAGGGAGTGCATCAGAGAAGGGAAGGGTTGGGAGAATTCTATCTCTCTGCAGCGTAAGAAGGATcatttcattt TTAAAATTGAATCGACTGGGGTATTGCCTCCCGAAGTCTTATTTACTGAAGCTGTGAAGATTCTGGAAGACAAGTGTGATCGTGTTATTTCTGATCTTTCTTGA
- the LOC126588854 gene encoding uncharacterized protein LOC126588854 isoform X2: MSSSTEDTTSSSESEAADSAKANSTLEFIEKLSDVPMGRLPPNIEFQRTRVECKADAPIHTDTFQYNGAYASMGVDNNLLDSFCDNFKVEVINLTEDEMEFDMIGIDPALANAFRRILIAEVPTMAIEKVLIADNTTVIQDEVLAHRLGLIPIKVDPRSFEFTGNNTPDEKNTIVFKLHVQCKRGGQRISVKSKELIWLPNGSEFPLESQDTKSESSSKQKTYTSFTCSQDSLPEFSDNPIAPTSGDITIARLGPGQVIELEAHAVKGIGKTHAKWSPVAPVWYRMLPEVIISQDIEDEMAEKLVATCPVKVFDIEDIGNGKKRATVARPRACTLCRECIREGKGWENSISLQRKKDHFIFKIESTGVLPPEVLFTEAVKILEDKCDRVISDLS; the protein is encoded by the exons ATGTCGTCCAGTACCGAAGATACGACGTCGAGTTCAGAGTCCGAAGCAGCAGACTCTGCGAAGGCGAACTCCACGCTGGAGTTCATAGAGAAGCTCTCAGATGTGCCAATGGGGCGGCTGCCCCCTAACATCGAATTCCAGAGGACACGTGTCGAGTGCAAGGCTGATGCTCCCATTCAT ACTGATACTTTTCAGTATAATGGTGCTTATGCATCAATGGGGGTTGATAATAACTTATTGGATAGCTTCTGTGACAACTTTAAAGTTGAAGTTATTAATCTTACGGAGGATGAGATGGAGTTTGATATGATCGGCATTGATCCTGCACTTGCCAATGCATTCCGGAGAATCCTCATAGCTGAG GTTCCCACAATGGCTATTGAAAAAGTTCTTATTGCTGACAATACAACAGTAATCCAAGATGAAGTACTTGCCCACAGGTTGGGTCTCATTCCGATCAAGGTTGACCCCAGATCATTTGAATTTACAG GAAATAATACACCAGATGAGAAGAACACCATTGTTTTTAAGCTCCATGTACAATGTAAACGAGGGGGGCAGCGTATTTCAG TAAAGTCAAAAGAATTGATTTGGTTGCCAAATGGGAGTGAGTTTCCATTGGAATCACAAGATACCAAGTCAGAGTCGtcatcaaaacaaaaaacatataCATCATTTACTTGCAGTCAGGATTCCTTGCCAGAATTTTCCGACAATCCAATAGCCCCCACGAGTGGAGATATTACAATTGCTAGACTAGGCCCTGGTCAG GTAATTGAACTGGAAGCACATGCTGTTAAGGGCATTGGTAAAACACATGCAAAATGGTCTCCAGTTGCCCCCGTTTGGTATCGGATGCTTCCTGAG GTTATAATATCGCAAGATATTGAAGATGAGATGGCCGAGAAACTTGTGGCAACTTGCCCAGTTAAAGTATTCGATATTGAAGATATTGGCAACG GCAAGAAAAGGGCAACTGTAGCCAGGCCACGAGCTTGCACACTGTGCAGGGAGTGCATCAGAGAAGGGAAGGGTTGGGAGAATTCTATCTCTCTGCAGCGTAAGAAGGATcatttcattt TTAAAATTGAATCGACTGGGGTATTGCCTCCCGAAGTCTTATTTACTGAAGCTGTGAAGATTCTGGAAGACAAGTGTGATCGTGTTATTTCTGATCTTTCTTGA